The DNA window TTTGTCGCATTCGGCGGCCTTCATCGAAACGAGCGCGTCCACCACGCGATGCTCGCACGTGCGCTTGCATGTTGCGTCCATAAGACCCACTGCCCTCATCAGCCCGCGCGATGCCTGCTCGGCTTCGCGTTGATCCAGCAGCTTTTCCACAGCCGACAGTTCGCGGGCAACGTCCTCGCGTACGCGGCAGGCCTCCTCGATGTCTGCAGACAGCCGCCGCAGGTAATCCTCCTGCGCGTGCAGCTGCTCTTCGAGAAGACGTACGCGCTCGCGCGACAGCTCGCGCTCCTCCGACTCCCCCAGCATCTTGAACAAAACCAGATCAACCGGACCGCACAGAATGCTCACGGCTACGATCAGGACGAACATCCAAAGGGGCAGATCGTACGCAATCGCGTAGTAGAGCAGAAACGCCGCAATGCACAGCTGGCTGAAGGGAAACAGCAGGTTGATGAGCAGGCGCGCAGGGGCGATGCCGCGGAGCCTGCGCGCGAGCATCACCATGAACGCGCACATCAGCAGAAGCGCGCCTATCGCTATGGCGTTTCTCATGACCGAACAACCTCCTCGCCTGCGCTGGAACCGGCAAGCATCTCGCTCACCCGGCCGAGGTGCTCATACGCCTCGTGAAACCTTCCCCGATTCGACAACGCGAGCACCACCTGCACCTGATTCCCCACATCATGGCGCATCTTCAACGTGCGCTCGATGTCTTCAACCAACTCTCCGCATTGCGCGAGGTAGCCGTCGAGCTGCTCTTCAAGCAATGTCGCGCGCTCATCGTCGCGGCGTTTCTGAGTGTAGCGGCTCATCGCCGCGAACAACAGCGCATCAGCCGCGAAGCCCATCAAAGACAGTGCTACGCCCACCGCATAATACCGCAGGGAATTCTCGATATAGCCCATCGGCAAAATGATCATGATGCTTGCCAACACGAGCTGAATGACGGAGAAAAGGGCCGGTAGGCGCGCAGACTTCTCCCTCTCGTGCCTTTTGGGGGGAAAGCGACGCACAAGCCGGTAAAGCACGGTGAGCAGCAGAGCCACGAGCACGAAATGGAGTGCGTGGGTCACGGCAAACGCGCCCAGGTTGGCGCGCACCGCGTTGTAATCACCCACCGGCGTGCCCGTCACGGTTATCCAGAGCGCTCCGCCCGGCAGATCGGCGAAGAAC is part of the Arabiibacter massiliensis genome and encodes:
- a CDS encoding ATP-binding protein translates to MRNAIAIGALLLMCAFMVMLARRLRGIAPARLLINLLFPFSQLCIAAFLLYYAIAYDLPLWMFVLIVAVSILCGPVDLVLFKMLGESEERELSRERVRLLEEQLHAQEDYLRRLSADIEEACRVREDVARELSAVEKLLDQREAEQASRGLMRAVGLMDATCKRTCEHRVVDALVSMKAAECDKNDIRLTLNLAVADDIGLSSVELCAVFSNMLDNAINACVKVPEGERFVELSARENTGYLVVHMKNSCVTSESVAHRAPRRRGAALPRHGWGLSILQSLADRHDGKLETAQAAGVFTTTVLLRVDSAADDQLYLGSIKSAS